One Romboutsia sp. 13368 genomic window carries:
- a CDS encoding DUF5808 domain-containing protein: protein ENNIEIPKINNKMNYEYEYKEVILVQNQLTKKFKLLFSICIGLSILSILYVAVNYNSMPDIIITHWGADGIPDGFSEKSIKSVFLTNFIDLSMVIFLTYISIESLKARLYIDNSKEKVKKVKKYLNGIGYSFLFLTLSIQLMTTTIPVFMVNQKNIPISITIIGCIIPIFISVALIYFYIMLSSLKSKDIDIYQIENDDEKWMYGFIYYNKEDPSFMVEKRLGVGWSINMATPXGKLLTWIII from the coding sequence AAGAAAATAATATAGAGATACCTAAAATAAATAATAAGATGAATTATGAATATGAATATAAAGAAGTAATTTTAGTTCAAAATCAATTAACTAAAAAGTTTAAGTTATTATTTAGTATATGTATAGGACTTTCAATAYTATCAATTTTATATGTAGCTGTAAATTATAATTCAATGCCAGATATAATAATAACTCATTGGGGTGCAGATGGAATACCAGATGGATTTTCTGAAAAATCTATAAAAAGCGTATTTTTAACCAATTTTATTGATTTATCTATGGTAATATTTTTAACTTATATATCAATAGAAAGTTTAAAAGCAAGGTTATACATTGATAATAGTAAAGAAAAAGTAAAAAAAGTAAAAAAATATTTAAATGGAATTGGATATTCATTTTTATTTCTTACACTTAGCATACAGTTAATGACTACGACAATACCAGTATTTATGGTTAATCAAAAAAACATACCTATAAGTATTACAATTATAGGATGTATAATACCTATATTTATTTCAGTAGCATTAATTTACTTTTATATAATGTTATCATCTTTAAAATCAAAAGATATAGATATATATCAGATTGAAAATGATGATGAAAAGTGGATGTACGGATTTATTTATTATAACAAAGAAGACCCATCTTTTATGGTAGAAAAAAGATTAGGAGTAGGTTGGAGTATAAACATGGCAACACCASTAGGTAAGYTACTAACTTGGATAATTATT
- a CDS encoding GntR family transcriptional regulator: MNINISNTSTISLYEQIQTQIKSQILNGNLXPGEGLPSIRNLAKELKVSIITTKRAYEELEKDGFIQTVIGKGTFVSNQNTERLKEITLYEIENKLEEIIKQAKAVGVSLEEGIEIFKSIYEEV, from the coding sequence TTGAATATAAATATAAGTAATACTTCAACAATATCATTATATGAACAAATACAAACACAAATAAAAAGTCAGATACTAAATGGTAATTTAAANCCAGGAGAAGGGTTACCGTCTATTAGAAATTTAGCAAAAGAGTTGAAGGTAAGTATAATAACAACAAAAAGAGCCTATGAAGAATTAGAAAAAGATGGCTTTATACAAACAGTAATTGGAAAAGGTACCTTTGTATCAAATCAAAACACTGAAAGATTAAAAGAAATCACATTGTATGAAATAGAAAATAAGTTAGAAGAAATAATTAAACAAGCAAAAGCAGTTGGAGTAAGTTTAGAAGAAGGGATAGAAATATTTAAAAGTATTTATGAAGAAGTATAG
- a CDS encoding aminotransferase-like domain-containing protein, translated as MLFSNLKINNNEPIYIQIKNHIVDMISKGLIPDKSKLPSTRELSSLIKVSRNSVILAYEELKSEGYIYSIPGKGTFANSKKDTSKSNWYIDWNIIENNYSKTANSMDIIKNEISCTPDIISFKSISPDGELFNMDELKKSFLNRISLEGHKLLNYGYAQGYRPLIDYLFEYMNKKGVDTSNKDILITNGFTDGLDILLSSFTSPGDYVLCENPTHNTTIKIMKALNLNLIPVTIDKNGLDFNMLKKQLIQYKGKIKFAYITPSYHNPTGTVMSPESRYK; from the coding sequence TTGTTATTCTCTAATCTTAAGATTAATAACAATGAGCCAATTTATATACAAATAAAAAATCATATTGTTGATATGATTTCTAAAGGACTAATACCTGATAAAAGTAAGCTCCCTTCTACAAGGGAGCTTAGTTCTCTTATAAAAGTTAGTAGAAATTCAGTTATTTTAGCATATGAAGAATTAAAATCTGAAGGATATATTTACTCTATTCCTGGAAAAGGCACATTTGCTAATTCAAAAAAAGATACTAGTAAAAGTAATTGGTATATAGATTGGAATATTATTGAAAATAATTATTCAAAAACTGCAAATTCTATGGATATTATAAAAAACGAAATATCTTGTACGCCTGATATAATATCTTTTAAAAGTATTTCTCCTGATGGTGAATTATTTAATATGGATGAATTAAAAAAATCATTTTTAAATAGGATTTCCCTTGAAGGACATAAACTACTTAACTATGGRTATGCTCAAGGTTATAGACCTCTTATAGACTATTTATTTGAATATATGAATAAAAAAGGCGTTGATACTTCTAATAAAGATATTTTGATAACTAATGGATTTACAGATGGATTAGATATTCTTTTATCATCATTTACATCTCCTGGAGATTATGTACTTTGTGAGAATCCAACACATAATACTACTATAAAGATTATGAAGGCATTAAATCTAAATCTTATTCCAGTAACTATAGATAAAAATGGTTTAGACTTTAATATGTTAAAAAAACAATTAATACAATATAAGGGTAAAATAAAATTTGCATATATTACCCCTTCTTATCATAATCCAACAGGTACTGTTATGTCTCCTGAGAGTAGATATAAAT